The nucleotide sequence CCGGGGCCGCGCCAAGCTGCTCGACCAGGGTGCGTGCCCGGCTCAGGGCCGTCAGGGGGGTGTGTTCGGTGGGCGTCAGCACCCAAACCGCATTCTCCAGCAGGGCGGCGCGGGCATGCGCCACTCCGCCCCGCTCGCTGCCCGCCATCGGATGCCCCGGAACGAAGTTGCGCACCCCCAGCGCCTCCAGTTCGGCGGCGATCCCGGCTTTGACGCTGCCCACGTCCGTCACCAGAGCGGCTGGAGAGAGATAGGGAGCCAGCGCGCGGGCCAGGGGCGCAAGCGCCCGCATCGGCGCGGCCAGCACCACCAGGTCACACGCCCGCAGCCACTCGCCCGGAGTAGCCCGCACCTCGTCCACCACCCCGAGGGCCTCGGCCTCACGCAGCACCTCGATGCTGGCGTCATACCCGATCACCCGCCGCGCCAGGAACCGTTGCCGCAGCCCCAGCGCCACGCTTCCCCCGATCAATCCGACGCCGGCGATGGCGGCCTGTTCAAAGAGGGGGGCGGGCGTCACGGGGGCGGACTGACCAGTCATGCGGCCCACCGTAGCACGCCCTTCCCACCGTTCCTGCCGGGCTGTCCGGTCAGGTCACTCTTTCCCACGCCGTTTGCGCCGCCAGTACGTGAGCAGGTCCGCGTACATGCGGGTGCGGGCGCGCGCCCCCTTCCAGAAACCGCGCTTGGTCTCCTTGAGCACCTGCCGAAGCTGACCAAGCTCCACGTAGCCCCAGCGCGCGCCGGTCTCGCGCAGGTGGTCTGTGATGGGCAGCTCGGGCCAGCGCTCCCGGTCCAGCCGGGGCACCGAGAGCAGCCAGTCGCGGCGACAGGCCCGCTGCCCGCTAAGGTGTGGCGTGAGCTTGTTGCCCCAGTCGCTCGCAAAGCCCCCGCCCTCAAACACGCCGATCGCCATATCCAGCTCTCCGGTCAGCACCGGCCGCAGCAGCCGCTCAAGGTGCTCATGCGTCAGGCCCACCAGGTCTGCGTCCAGCATGACCACAAACTCGGCAGCGGTGGCCTCCAGCGCGGCCTTGAGGGCCGGTCCCTTGCCCACGTTCTCTCGCAGTTCGACGACGCGCGCCCCGGCCTCCCGCGCCACCTCGGCGGTGCGGTCCTGGCTTCCGTCACTCGTGACCACCACGTCGGGCGTCACCCCGCGCGCCACCCGCACCACGTCCCCGACCGTCTCCTCCTCGTTGAACGCGGGAATCACGACCGCCACGCGTGCCTGTGCCTGCTGCATCGGGCCCATGGTACTTCAGGGGGAGGCAGGCGGCACTAGCCCCGCTCCAAAAACCGGCTCACGTCACGCACCACCACGAACACCATCAGCAGCAGCACGAACGCGAAGCCCGCCAGGTTGATGGCCTGTTCCTGCGCGAGCGTCAGGGGACGGCCGCGCAGCGCCCCCACGAGGACGAGCAGGATGCGGCCACCGTCGAGGCCGGGAATCGGAAGCAGGTTGAAAAAGGCCAGGGAGAGGTTGAGCAGGAGAGCGACCTGCACGAGCGCCCAGGGACTCAGGGCAGCGGCGCGGCTCACGATCTCCGCGGTGCCGATGGGACCACTCACGTTCTGGTCCGGCGAGAGGTCCAGTGTCAAAAAGCGGGCGAAGAGCCCTCCGAACGCCCGCAGGAGTTGCGGCACAGCCTCGGCGGTCGTCTGCAGGGAGGTGAGGAAGGCCGTGGGAAGGCGAGCAGGCTGAACGTCCGGGCCATACTGGATCCCCAGCCGCTGCCCAATGCCGTTGACGCGGGCTTGCCAGTCAAAAGTGACGGTGCGGACCACGCCGTTTCGCTCCACCGTCAGCGTCTTGCGGCCGTCTGTTGCGAGCACGTCTCGTACGCTCTCCCAGCCCGCCCGGGTCTGCCCGTTCACCGTGTACGTGTCGGGAATGTCCCGGCCGTTCAGCGCGGTGATCACGTCCCCTGCTTGCAGCCCGAGCGCCTGCGCCCGCGAATGGGGCAGCACGGCCTCGATGCGGGCGCGGTCGGGAGCCGGAATGCCCTGTGCCGCGAAGTTGACGGTCATCAGCCCCAGGGCGAGCAGCAGGTTGGTCAGCGGCCCGGCGAGCAGCACGGCGATCTTGCCGGGGGCGGACAGCGCCGCAAAACCGCGGGTGGGCTGCCGCAGCACGCCCCCCGGTCCCTCCTCGGGGGCCATCCCGTCGATCTCCACGTAACCGCCGATGGGCAGCAGGGAAAGCCGCCACTCGGTCCCGCGCCACGACCTTTTCAGAAGCACCGGCCCCATCCCCACGCTAAAGGACTTCACCGCCACACCCTGCCACCGCGCGAGGGCGTAGTGCGCCAGCTCGTGCAGGAAGGTCGCCACTCCGATGATAAGGAGCGTCCACAAAAGGCCCGCCGGAGTCAGGGCCGCCGCGATGCTCTGGAAGAGATTCACGCCCGCACCCCCGCCGCGACGAGTTCCCGTGCTCGTGCCGTTGCCCAAGCCGCTGTCTGCGCGAGGGTGTCCCAGGTCAGGGGCCCAGGCGGCGTCTCGTCAAGCACGCGCTCGATCAGCCGGGGAATATCCAGAAAACCGATTCTTCCGGCCAGAAAGGCAGGCACGGCCACCTCATCCGCG is from Deinococcus sp. YIM 77859 and encodes:
- a CDS encoding RIP metalloprotease, yielding MNLFQSIAAALTPAGLLWTLLIIGVATFLHELAHYALARWQGVAVKSFSVGMGPVLLKRSWRGTEWRLSLLPIGGYVEIDGMAPEEGPGGVLRQPTRGFAALSAPGKIAVLLAGPLTNLLLALGLMTVNFAAQGIPAPDRARIEAVLPHSRAQALGLQAGDVITALNGRDIPDTYTVNGQTRAGWESVRDVLATDGRKTLTVERNGVVRTVTFDWQARVNGIGQRLGIQYGPDVQPARLPTAFLTSLQTTAEAVPQLLRAFGGLFARFLTLDLSPDQNVSGPIGTAEIVSRAAALSPWALVQVALLLNLSLAFFNLLPIPGLDGGRILLVLVGALRGRPLTLAQEQAINLAGFAFVLLLMVFVVVRDVSRFLERG
- a CDS encoding glycosyltransferase family 2 protein, which translates into the protein MQQAQARVAVVIPAFNEEETVGDVVRVARGVTPDVVVTSDGSQDRTAEVAREAGARVVELRENVGKGPALKAALEATAAEFVVMLDADLVGLTHEHLERLLRPVLTGELDMAIGVFEGGGFASDWGNKLTPHLSGQRACRRDWLLSVPRLDRERWPELPITDHLRETGARWGYVELGQLRQVLKETKRGFWKGARARTRMYADLLTYWRRKRRGKE